Proteins co-encoded in one Sphingopyxis sp. BE259 genomic window:
- a CDS encoding aspartate aminotransferase family protein: protein MPRNHDIAELRRLDVAHHLPAQADWAEIEKLGGSRIITHAEGCYIHDGDGHRILDGMAGLWCVNVGYGREELVEAAAAQMRELPFYNTFFKTATPPTVTLAAKIASLTGNRLPHIFFNASGSEANDTVFRMVRHYWKLKGEPKRTVFISRWNAYHGSTVAGVSLGGMKAMHAQGDLPIAGVEHVRQPYAFNEGQGMTEDAFCDACVQAIEDKILEVGPENCAAFIGEPVQGAGGVIIPPKGYWPKVEAVARKYGLLIVADEVICGFGRTGKMWGHETMGFTPDLMPMAKGLSSGYLPISATAVAAHVVEVLKTGGDFVHGFTYSGHPVAAAVSLKNIEIIEREGLVERTGNVTGPHLAKALATLNDHPLVGEARSIGLLGAVEIVADKATRARFGGAEGTAGPMARDACIANGLMVRGIRDSLVMCPPLVISTEQIDDMVAIIRKSLDEVLPKLRALS from the coding sequence ATGCCCCGCAATCACGATATCGCCGAACTGCGTCGCCTCGACGTCGCACATCATTTGCCCGCCCAGGCCGACTGGGCCGAGATCGAAAAACTCGGTGGCAGCCGCATCATCACCCACGCCGAGGGATGTTATATTCACGATGGCGACGGCCACCGCATCCTCGACGGCATGGCGGGGCTGTGGTGCGTGAATGTCGGTTATGGCCGCGAGGAACTGGTCGAGGCGGCGGCGGCGCAGATGCGCGAGCTTCCCTTCTACAACACCTTCTTCAAGACCGCGACGCCGCCGACGGTCACGCTGGCGGCGAAGATCGCCTCGCTCACCGGCAATCGCCTGCCGCATATCTTTTTCAACGCGTCGGGCAGCGAAGCGAACGACACCGTGTTCCGCATGGTGCGCCACTATTGGAAACTGAAAGGCGAGCCGAAGCGTACCGTTTTTATCAGCCGCTGGAACGCCTATCACGGTTCGACCGTCGCGGGCGTGTCGCTGGGCGGAATGAAGGCGATGCATGCGCAGGGCGATTTGCCGATCGCCGGGGTCGAGCATGTGCGTCAACCCTATGCGTTCAACGAAGGGCAGGGGATGACCGAGGATGCGTTCTGCGACGCCTGTGTCCAGGCGATCGAGGACAAGATCCTGGAAGTCGGTCCCGAAAATTGCGCGGCGTTCATCGGAGAGCCGGTGCAGGGCGCGGGGGGCGTGATCATTCCGCCCAAAGGCTATTGGCCAAAGGTCGAGGCGGTAGCGCGCAAATATGGCCTGCTGATCGTCGCCGACGAGGTGATCTGCGGTTTCGGCCGCACCGGTAAGATGTGGGGGCACGAGACAATGGGCTTCACCCCCGACCTGATGCCGATGGCGAAAGGACTGTCGTCGGGCTATTTGCCAATTTCGGCGACCGCGGTCGCGGCGCATGTCGTCGAGGTGCTCAAGACCGGCGGCGATTTCGTCCATGGTTTTACCTATTCAGGCCACCCGGTCGCGGCGGCGGTCTCGCTCAAGAATATCGAGATTATCGAGCGCGAGGGGCTGGTCGAACGCACCGGCAACGTCACCGGCCCGCATCTGGCGAAGGCGCTCGCCACACTGAACGATCATCCGCTGGTCGGCGAAGCGCGCTCGATCGGGCTGCTCGGCGCGGTCGAGATCGTTGCCGACAAGGCGACCCGTGCGCGCTTTGGCGGCGCCGAAGGAACCGCGGGGCCAATGGCGCGTGACGCGTGCATCGCCAACGGTCTGATGGTGCGCGGCATCCGCGACAGTTTGGTGATGTGCCCGCCGCTGGTGATTTCGACCGAACAGATCGACGACATGGTTGCCATCATCCGCAAATCGCTCGATGAGGTGCTGCCCAAGTTGCGGGCGCTAAGCTGA
- a CDS encoding DUF1214 domain-containing protein has product MMKSWHRYTITAVGGLVLGLGAAWALTSGGLGDGAIRNGPWTTSLGYGTKATDPLTRAMVARSGLLALPAKETVYWSAKTDAAGAPLDGNCRYRLSGQPLDARWWSVTIYDAKGYLVANPANIWSVNGANVALDAKGEWRVVIAPTKPADAAWLPGIKGQALHLTLRMYNPGQAFRADPAAAQLPKIVREGC; this is encoded by the coding sequence ATGATGAAAAGCTGGCACCGCTATACTATCACCGCGGTCGGCGGTCTGGTGCTGGGCCTCGGCGCCGCGTGGGCGTTGACCAGCGGCGGCCTGGGCGATGGCGCGATCCGCAACGGGCCGTGGACGACCTCGCTCGGTTACGGCACCAAGGCGACCGACCCCCTGACCCGCGCGATGGTTGCCCGGTCGGGCCTGCTCGCGCTGCCCGCCAAGGAAACCGTCTATTGGTCGGCCAAGACCGATGCTGCTGGCGCGCCGCTCGACGGCAATTGCCGTTACCGCCTGTCGGGCCAGCCGCTCGACGCGCGCTGGTGGAGCGTCACGATTTACGACGCCAAGGGCTATCTTGTCGCCAATCCGGCCAACATCTGGTCGGTGAACGGCGCCAATGTCGCGCTCGATGCCAAGGGCGAATGGCGCGTCGTCATTGCGCCGACAAAGCCCGCCGACGCGGCGTGGCTGCCGGGCATCAAGGGCCAGGCGTTGCACCTGACGCTGCGCATGTACAATCCGGGACAGGCGTTCCGCGCCGATCCTGCCGCGGCGCAGTTGCCGAAAATCGTCAGGGAGGGGTGCTGA
- a CDS encoding ABC transporter ATP-binding protein, translating into MTDPAKPIIQIQNVSKRFGKVTAVDSVSLDINAGEFFVLLGPSGCGKTTLLRMIAGFELPTEGKILIDGQDMAGIPPNKRPVNMVFQSYAVFPHMSVADNVAYGLKIAGIKGGEVKDRVAEALDLVKLGGFGERMPDQMSGGQRQRVALARSLVMRPKVLLLDEPLSALDAKLRAQMQFELSDLQEKVGITFVTVTHDQDEALSMACRIGVINKGEVAQLATPSDLYEYPANRFVADFVGSVNIFEGKLTLDEPDKAAVDCPGVGKIYLNHGVTGPHGADVWIALRPEKIYLHVPGEGKAVKAAAQDAPDGYNFARGKIKGMSYLGDITLFEIELEGGARIRVSRPNLSRHDQEDFTWDDKVSMHWRADSPVVLLG; encoded by the coding sequence ATGACCGACCCCGCCAAACCGATCATCCAGATCCAGAATGTGTCGAAACGCTTTGGCAAGGTGACCGCGGTCGACAGTGTCAGTCTCGACATCAACGCGGGCGAATTTTTCGTGCTGCTCGGCCCGTCGGGCTGCGGCAAGACGACGTTGCTGCGAATGATTGCGGGTTTCGAGCTGCCGACCGAGGGCAAAATCCTGATCGACGGGCAGGACATGGCGGGCATCCCGCCGAACAAGCGCCCGGTGAACATGGTGTTTCAAAGCTATGCGGTTTTTCCGCACATGAGCGTCGCGGATAACGTCGCCTACGGCCTGAAGATCGCGGGCATAAAGGGGGGCGAGGTCAAGGACCGTGTCGCTGAGGCGCTCGATCTGGTCAAACTCGGCGGCTTTGGTGAACGGATGCCCGATCAGATGTCAGGCGGCCAGCGCCAGCGCGTCGCGCTTGCGCGCAGTCTGGTGATGCGGCCCAAGGTGCTATTGCTGGACGAACCGCTCTCGGCGCTCGACGCCAAGCTGCGCGCGCAGATGCAGTTTGAGCTGTCCGACTTGCAGGAAAAGGTCGGCATCACGTTTGTCACCGTGACCCACGATCAGGACGAGGCGCTGTCGATGGCGTGTCGCATCGGGGTGATCAACAAAGGCGAGGTGGCGCAGCTCGCGACGCCGTCGGACCTCTACGAATATCCCGCCAACCGTTTCGTCGCCGACTTCGTCGGTTCAGTGAACATTTTCGAGGGCAAGCTGACATTGGACGAGCCCGATAAGGCGGCGGTCGATTGCCCCGGCGTCGGCAAAATCTACCTCAACCATGGCGTCACCGGCCCGCACGGCGCCGATGTCTGGATCGCGCTGCGCCCCGAGAAAATCTATCTCCACGTTCCCGGCGAAGGGAAGGCCGTGAAAGCGGCAGCGCAAGATGCGCCCGACGGGTACAATTTCGCACGCGGCAAGATCAAGGGGATGAGCTACCTCGGCGACATCACTTTGTTCGAAATCGAATTGGAGGGCGGTGCGCGCATCCGAGTCTCGCGCCCAAACCTGTCGCGCCACGATCAGGAGGATTTCACCTGGGACGACAAGGTCAGCATGCACTGGCGGGCCGACAGCCCGGTGGTGTTGCTGGGGTAG
- a CDS encoding ABC transporter permease, with protein MAEQDWKTSKRTFAAVSLPTLLWVILFFLVPMAIVWLYSFGENKGLTEIEFSGTLDNYKRATEWLYLTIFGKSFAVAALVTLICLIIGFPVAMAITFASEKWRPWLLLGIMLPFWTNLLIRTYALMMLLGTQGFANKGLGALWEGTSWIKTLVGLQPLPTWEPVQLLFNNFAVVFGLVYVHLPFMVLPLYAALDRLDRSLIEASLDLGAGHFRTIMRIVVPLAAPGIIAGVMITLIPALGAYLTPDLMGGTDSQMIANVIERQFKKANDWPFGAALSFLLIYAMFALIAIQSMRKKVPEVR; from the coding sequence GTGGCCGAACAGGATTGGAAAACGAGCAAACGGACCTTCGCGGCGGTGTCTCTGCCGACCCTGCTGTGGGTGATCCTGTTCTTTCTCGTCCCGATGGCCATCGTCTGGCTCTATAGCTTTGGTGAGAACAAGGGTCTGACCGAAATCGAATTTTCGGGCACGCTCGACAATTACAAGCGCGCGACCGAGTGGCTGTACCTCACGATTTTCGGCAAGAGTTTCGCGGTCGCCGCGCTCGTCACCCTGATCTGCCTGATCATCGGCTTTCCGGTCGCGATGGCGATCACCTTTGCCAGCGAGAAATGGCGGCCGTGGCTGCTGCTCGGCATCATGCTGCCCTTCTGGACCAACCTGCTCATCCGCACCTATGCGCTGATGATGCTGCTCGGCACCCAGGGGTTTGCCAACAAAGGGCTCGGCGCCTTGTGGGAGGGGACGAGCTGGATCAAGACGCTCGTCGGGCTGCAACCGCTGCCGACGTGGGAGCCGGTGCAGCTGCTCTTCAACAATTTCGCGGTCGTCTTCGGCCTCGTCTATGTCCATTTGCCCTTCATGGTGCTGCCACTCTACGCGGCGCTCGACCGGCTCGACCGCAGCCTGATCGAGGCGAGCCTCGACCTTGGCGCCGGACATTTCCGCACCATCATGCGGATCGTCGTGCCGCTGGCGGCGCCGGGCATCATCGCCGGGGTGATGATCACGCTGATCCCCGCACTCGGCGCCTACCTCACCCCCGACCTGATGGGCGGCACCGACAGCCAGATGATCGCCAACGTCATCGAGCGTCAGTTCAAAAAGGCAAATGACTGGCCATTCGGCGCCGCGCTGTCCTTCCTGCTCATCTATGCGATGTTCGCGTTGATCGCGATCCAGTCGATGCGCAAAAAAGTGCCGGAGGTCCGCTGA
- a CDS encoding DUF808 domain-containing protein, with protein MPSGLFALLDDVATIAKVAAASIDDIGAAASKAGVKAAGVVVDDAAVTPRYVTGFQPNRELPIIWRIAKGSLFNKLVLILPVLLLLSAVAQWAITPLLMVGGAYLCFEGAEKVWHSFAAKKHSLAEQAAEVVDPNHEEVMVKGAIRTDFILSAEIMVIALNEVLTEPFAMRAATLIVVAIAITIAVYGAVGLIVKMDDIGLHMAKEGNSARKAIGRGLVAFMPKLLGALALIGTAAMLWVGGQIVLHGLDEYHIGNLGHGLHDFAHALAGNLPGAGLWEWLINAGGAGLFGLVLGGLIVAALHLVPGKKAAAH; from the coding sequence ATGCCCTCCGGCCTTTTCGCCCTGCTCGACGACGTCGCCACGATCGCCAAAGTGGCTGCGGCCAGCATCGACGATATCGGCGCCGCCGCTTCGAAAGCGGGGGTCAAGGCCGCGGGCGTGGTGGTCGACGACGCCGCGGTGACGCCGCGCTATGTCACCGGCTTTCAGCCGAACCGCGAACTGCCGATCATCTGGCGGATCGCCAAAGGGTCGCTGTTCAACAAGCTGGTACTGATCCTGCCGGTCTTGCTGCTGCTTTCGGCGGTCGCGCAATGGGCGATCACGCCGCTGTTGATGGTCGGCGGCGCGTATCTGTGCTTCGAGGGTGCCGAAAAGGTCTGGCACAGCTTTGCCGCCAAAAAACACAGTCTGGCCGAACAGGCGGCCGAAGTCGTCGATCCGAACCATGAAGAGGTGATGGTGAAGGGTGCGATCCGCACCGACTTCATTCTGTCGGCCGAAATCATGGTGATTGCGCTCAATGAAGTGCTGACCGAGCCGTTCGCGATGCGGGCCGCGACGCTGATCGTGGTGGCCATCGCGATCACGATCGCGGTCTATGGCGCGGTCGGGCTGATCGTGAAGATGGACGATATTGGGCTACATATGGCGAAAGAGGGCAACAGCGCGCGCAAAGCGATCGGGCGCGGGCTGGTGGCGTTCATGCCCAAGCTGCTGGGCGCGCTCGCGCTGATCGGCACCGCTGCGATGCTGTGGGTCGGCGGGCAGATCGTGCTGCACGGGCTCGACGAATATCATATCGGCAACCTGGGGCATGGTCTGCATGATTTCGCCCATGCGTTGGCTGGGAATTTGCCTGGGGCCGGATTGTGGGAATGGCTGATAAATGCCGGTGGGGCAGGGTTGTTCGGGCTGGTGCTTGGCGGGCTGATCGTCGCGGCGCTGCATCTGGTGCCGGGGAAGAAGGCGGCGGCGCACTGA
- a CDS encoding glucokinase, with translation MSETIVTVDIGGTHARFAMAEIAGGRVLSLGEATTLHTKDHASFQTAWEDFAARQGGLPRAVAIAIAGPTRGEIIRFTNNPWIIRPALIGEKLGVDRHVLVNDFEAVGHAVAQADDSYFERLTGPDEPLPTTGTISIIGPGTGLGVAHIWRDGADYRVQATEGGHIDFAPLDSIEDAILARLRKRHRRVSIERIVSGPGIVDIYETLAGLEGRAVTPLDDKAIWTAALGGQDSLAAAAVDRFCLSLGSVAGDLALAQGASGVVIAGGLGLRIRDSLVRSGFPERFIEKGRFEGFMAALPVKLITHPQPGLFGAAAAFARQHA, from the coding sequence ATGAGCGAAACCATCGTCACGGTCGACATCGGCGGCACCCATGCGCGTTTTGCGATGGCCGAGATCGCGGGCGGCCGCGTGCTGTCGCTGGGTGAGGCGACGACGCTGCACACCAAGGATCACGCGAGCTTTCAAACCGCGTGGGAGGATTTCGCGGCGCGTCAGGGCGGGCTGCCGCGCGCGGTAGCGATTGCGATTGCCGGGCCGACGCGCGGCGAAATCATCCGCTTCACCAACAATCCATGGATCATCCGTCCGGCGCTGATCGGCGAGAAGCTGGGCGTCGACCGCCATGTACTGGTCAATGATTTCGAGGCGGTCGGCCACGCCGTGGCGCAGGCCGACGACAGCTATTTCGAACGGCTGACCGGCCCCGACGAGCCGCTGCCGACGACGGGGACGATCAGCATCATCGGCCCCGGCACCGGGCTGGGCGTCGCGCATATCTGGCGCGACGGCGCCGATTACCGGGTGCAGGCCACCGAAGGCGGCCATATCGATTTCGCGCCGCTCGACAGCATCGAGGATGCGATCCTCGCGCGGCTGCGCAAGCGCCACCGCCGGGTGTCGATCGAACGGATCGTGTCGGGACCGGGGATCGTCGATATTTACGAAACGCTGGCGGGTCTGGAAGGCCGCGCCGTGACGCCGCTCGACGACAAGGCGATCTGGACCGCGGCGCTCGGCGGGCAGGACAGCCTGGCCGCCGCGGCGGTCGATCGTTTCTGCCTGTCGCTGGGCAGCGTCGCGGGCGACCTGGCGCTGGCTCAGGGCGCGAGCGGCGTGGTCATCGCGGGCGGGCTGGGCCTTCGGATCCGCGACAGTCTGGTGCGGTCGGGCTTTCCCGAACGCTTCATCGAAAAAGGGCGGTTCGAGGGATTCATGGCGGCGCTGCCGGTCAAGCTGATCACCCATCCGCAGCCCGGCTTGTTCGGCGCCGCGGCGGCGTTCGCGCGCCAGCACGCCTAA
- a CDS encoding gamma-glutamyl-gamma-aminobutyrate hydrolase family protein translates to MSTRPVLGIIACNRMVGTEVAQAVMNRYATAAMQYADCAALIIPSLPDYMRASEVVGRLDGVLLTGTPSNVEPARYGDADAGEGPFDPDRDRMMIELVDAVIAAQRPLFGICRGFQEINVALGGTLRRDTSASAGLLLHHAPDGVSFDGMFDHRHRVDLAAGGVLATAYDAAALEVNSVHYQGIGALADGLQVEARAPDGLIEAYSARPNGAPLLAVQWHPEWATDDNAESQTYFRLLGRALRGEL, encoded by the coding sequence ATGTCCACGCGCCCCGTCCTTGGCATCATCGCCTGCAACCGTATGGTCGGGACAGAGGTCGCGCAGGCGGTGATGAACCGTTATGCGACGGCCGCGATGCAATATGCCGATTGCGCGGCGCTGATTATTCCTTCGCTCCCCGATTACATGCGCGCGAGCGAGGTTGTCGGGCGGCTCGACGGGGTGCTGCTGACCGGGACCCCGTCGAATGTCGAACCCGCGCGCTATGGCGATGCGGATGCGGGCGAGGGGCCGTTCGACCCCGACCGCGACCGCATGATGATCGAATTGGTCGACGCGGTGATCGCGGCGCAGCGACCCTTGTTCGGCATCTGCCGCGGCTTTCAGGAAATCAACGTCGCACTGGGCGGGACGCTGCGCCGCGACACGTCGGCCAGCGCCGGACTGCTGCTCCACCACGCGCCCGATGGCGTAAGTTTCGATGGCATGTTCGACCATCGGCACCGCGTCGATCTGGCGGCGGGCGGGGTGCTGGCGACGGCCTATGACGCGGCGGCGCTGGAGGTGAATTCGGTTCATTATCAGGGGATCGGTGCACTGGCCGACGGCTTGCAGGTCGAAGCGCGGGCGCCCGACGGACTGATCGAGGCGTATAGTGCGCGGCCGAACGGCGCGCCGCTGCTCGCGGTGCAATGGCACCCCGAATGGGCGACCGACGACAATGCCGAAAGCCAGACCTATTTTCGATTGCTGGGCCGCGCGTTAAGAGGCGAATTATGA
- a CDS encoding DUF1254 domain-containing protein, which translates to MRNGFGPLAFGLVVAAATTAAAVGYAPYGLMNIAMERLGQGGVNRMSYGNLATPERQPVVRPSPDLAYSSCPYDLSAGPLAIDVTPVPGRYSSLSVFDAATDVIFVRNDVEAAGKPYRIIVARAGQAVPKGAEVVHTDHDRGIALIRLLLKDPAEIGGLDAVRRQSSCATVTKLK; encoded by the coding sequence ATGCGGAACGGGTTTGGCCCGCTCGCCTTTGGCCTGGTCGTCGCAGCTGCGACGACGGCGGCGGCCGTCGGCTACGCGCCCTATGGTCTGATGAACATCGCGATGGAGCGGCTGGGGCAGGGCGGGGTCAACCGCATGTCCTACGGCAATCTCGCGACGCCCGAGCGGCAACCGGTGGTGCGGCCCAGCCCCGATCTCGCTTATTCCAGCTGCCCTTACGATCTGTCGGCGGGGCCGCTGGCGATCGACGTGACGCCGGTGCCGGGACGCTACAGTTCGCTCAGCGTGTTTGACGCCGCAACCGACGTGATCTTTGTCCGCAACGATGTCGAGGCGGCGGGTAAGCCGTATCGAATCATCGTCGCGCGGGCCGGGCAGGCAGTTCCCAAGGGGGCAGAGGTCGTCCACACCGACCATGACCGCGGCATTGCGCTGATCCGCTTGCTCTTGAAAGACCCTGCGGAAATCGGCGGGCTGGACGCGGTGCGCCGCCAATCGTCCTGCGCCACGGTCACAAAGCTGAAATAG
- a CDS encoding spermidine/putrescine ABC transporter substrate-binding protein: MDPMELIKQSRGRRSLLQAMGVAAIGISFGGLAACSKGEGKKLANGEEAKLNFYNWDTYIGETTLDDFKEASGVEVKMDLFDSNDVLFAKFKAGNPGYDVIVPSNDFVERMAQAGMLQALDHAQIPNMKNIDPTFIDVAYDQGRKFSMPYTWLALGIGYRKSKVKTKPDSWKVLFDSPEYAGRIALLSEAGDMFRLYGKYLGKSVNALTPADIATIEAMMIKQKPNVKNFHVDDGQDLLLKGDVDLVLEYNGDIAQAMTEDDDIDFIIPNEGSQLNSDNLCIPKGAPHPKNAHAFINYLLDGEVDKKITETILYPTPNAAAKALMPDSYKNNPVIYPPADVLAKCEYAKFNPTLQPLYEEAFTRVRAA, encoded by the coding sequence ATGGATCCGATGGAATTGATCAAGCAAAGCCGCGGGCGCCGCTCGCTGCTGCAGGCGATGGGGGTCGCCGCGATCGGGATCAGCTTTGGCGGCCTCGCCGCGTGCAGCAAGGGCGAAGGCAAGAAACTCGCGAACGGCGAGGAAGCCAAGCTCAACTTCTATAATTGGGACACTTATATCGGCGAGACCACGCTCGATGATTTCAAGGAAGCGTCGGGCGTCGAGGTCAAAATGGACCTGTTCGACAGCAACGACGTGCTGTTCGCCAAGTTCAAGGCCGGCAATCCGGGCTATGACGTCATCGTGCCCTCGAACGACTTTGTCGAGCGGATGGCGCAGGCGGGCATGCTGCAGGCGCTCGATCATGCCCAGATCCCGAACATGAAAAATATCGACCCGACTTTTATCGACGTCGCCTATGATCAGGGCCGCAAATTTTCGATGCCCTACACCTGGCTCGCGCTCGGCATCGGCTATCGCAAGTCAAAGGTGAAGACGAAGCCGGACAGCTGGAAAGTCCTGTTCGACAGCCCCGAATATGCCGGCCGCATCGCGCTGTTGTCGGAGGCCGGCGATATGTTCCGCCTGTATGGCAAATATCTGGGCAAATCGGTCAACGCGCTGACCCCCGCTGACATCGCGACGATCGAGGCGATGATGATCAAGCAAAAGCCCAATGTGAAGAATTTCCACGTCGATGACGGTCAGGATCTGCTGCTCAAGGGTGATGTCGATCTGGTGCTCGAATATAATGGCGACATCGCACAGGCGATGACCGAGGATGATGATATCGATTTCATCATTCCCAATGAGGGCAGCCAGCTCAATTCGGACAATCTGTGCATTCCGAAGGGCGCGCCGCATCCCAAGAACGCCCACGCCTTCATCAACTATCTGCTCGATGGCGAGGTCGACAAGAAGATCACCGAAACGATCCTCTACCCGACCCCCAATGCCGCAGCCAAGGCGCTGATGCCCGACAGTTACAAGAACAACCCGGTCATCTATCCGCCGGCCGATGTGCTGGCGAAATGCGAATATGCCAAGTTCAATCCGACCTTGCAGCCGCTGTATGAGGAAGCGTTTACGCGAGTGCGGGCGGCTTAA
- a CDS encoding glutamine synthetase family protein produces the protein MSKSSGVIAPRSEAEAFFKANPDVDSIEMIYTDFGGVPRGKRLRQHEVMAVYESGRMFPGSITVVDITGQDTVETGLVWEDGDADRSMKPIPGTLVRTPWGGDHAAQFLVDFYELDGTPHDLDPRHVLGRLVDRFAADGLTPALAVELEFYLVDPRRARDGTVRPARPGYSRDTPRNVEVYGLRELDDFRPFFDALYAATEVQGLPLESAISEFAPGQFELTLCYKPDTLRACDDAIMYKRLVKAIAQQQGLEATFMAKPFADHAGSGMHIHVSMNDDKGSNIFASDDPEGTPALRHAIGGMITTVGDAFALFAPHANSYRRFKANSYAPVAPTWGVNNRTVSFRIPAGPPPSRHVEHRACGADANPYLAVAAVLAGMHHGMTNQIDPGAAVVGNGYDRDNSGDDKPPSNWFAAVDRFHDSKLMRDYLGTRFVEMFSIVKRVEQDRYFGVVPTLDYDWYLRNA, from the coding sequence ATGTCGAAATCATCGGGCGTGATCGCGCCGCGTTCGGAGGCCGAGGCTTTTTTCAAGGCGAACCCCGACGTCGATTCGATCGAGATGATCTACACCGACTTCGGCGGCGTCCCGCGCGGCAAGCGGCTGCGCCAGCATGAGGTGATGGCGGTGTATGAAAGCGGGCGGATGTTCCCGGGATCGATCACCGTCGTCGACATCACCGGCCAGGATACCGTCGAAACGGGGCTGGTGTGGGAGGACGGCGACGCGGACCGGTCGATGAAGCCGATCCCCGGCACGCTTGTTCGCACCCCGTGGGGCGGCGACCATGCCGCGCAATTCCTCGTCGATTTCTACGAGCTCGATGGAACCCCGCACGATCTCGACCCGCGCCATGTGCTGGGCCGCCTCGTCGATCGCTTCGCCGCCGATGGCCTGACGCCTGCGCTTGCGGTCGAGCTGGAATTCTACCTCGTCGACCCGCGCCGCGCCCGCGACGGCACTGTGCGTCCTGCGCGCCCGGGCTACAGCCGCGACACCCCGCGCAATGTCGAAGTCTATGGCCTGCGCGAGCTGGACGATTTCCGCCCCTTCTTCGACGCACTCTACGCCGCCACCGAAGTGCAAGGCTTGCCGCTCGAAAGCGCGATTTCCGAATTCGCGCCGGGCCAGTTCGAGCTGACCCTGTGCTACAAGCCCGACACGCTGCGCGCCTGCGACGATGCCATCATGTACAAGCGTCTCGTCAAGGCAATTGCCCAGCAACAGGGGCTGGAGGCGACCTTCATGGCCAAGCCCTTTGCCGACCACGCGGGCAGCGGCATGCACATCCACGTCTCGATGAATGACGACAAGGGCAGCAATATCTTCGCCAGCGACGATCCCGAGGGCACCCCCGCGCTGCGCCACGCGATCGGCGGAATGATCACGACGGTCGGCGACGCCTTTGCGCTCTTCGCGCCGCACGCGAATAGCTATCGGCGGTTCAAGGCGAACAGCTACGCCCCGGTCGCGCCGACCTGGGGCGTCAACAATCGCACCGTGTCGTTCCGCATTCCCGCTGGCCCGCCGCCCAGCCGCCATGTCGAACACCGCGCCTGCGGCGCCGACGCCAATCCCTATCTCGCCGTCGCCGCCGTGCTCGCCGGGATGCATCACGGCATGACAAACCAGATCGACCCGGGCGCCGCAGTGGTCGGCAACGGCTATGACCGCGACAACAGCGGCGACGACAAGCCCCCGTCGAACTGGTTCGCCGCGGTCGATCGTTTCCACGATTCGAAGCTGATGCGCGACTATCTGGGCACCCGGTTTGTCGAGATGTTCAGCATCGTCAAACGCGTCGAGCAAGACCGCTATTTCGGCGTCGTGCCGACGCTTGATTACGACTGGTACCTCCGCAACGCATGA
- a CDS encoding ABC transporter permease, which produces MALFARTPVAPLEYSRTLWMRLWVGAVMVFLYAPLVVLMIFSFNDSKRNVVWRGFTTKYYEKALGNDQLVEALINSLTIAALATLASLVLGTLAAVMLWRFRFPWKGAIDGTISLPIIVPEICLGVAFLMFFAALGWPTDLIWPLNLGAITIAHITFCFPFVTMVVRSRLASFNREQEEAAKDLGASEGQVFRDVLIPHIKPALVAGALLSFTLSLDDFVITYFTSGPDTITFPVKVYSMVRFSVTPEVNAASTLLIILTVVLTFIALKAQGVKAIAETH; this is translated from the coding sequence ATGGCCCTGTTCGCCCGCACCCCCGTCGCGCCGCTCGAATATAGCCGCACCTTGTGGATGCGCCTTTGGGTCGGCGCGGTGATGGTTTTTCTCTACGCGCCGTTGGTCGTGCTGATGATCTTCAGCTTCAACGACAGCAAGCGCAACGTCGTGTGGCGCGGCTTCACCACCAAATATTATGAAAAGGCGCTGGGCAACGACCAGCTGGTCGAGGCGCTGATCAATTCGCTGACCATCGCGGCGCTCGCGACGCTGGCCAGCCTCGTCCTCGGCACGCTCGCCGCGGTAATGCTGTGGCGCTTTCGCTTTCCGTGGAAGGGGGCGATCGACGGCACCATTTCGTTGCCGATCATCGTCCCTGAAATCTGCCTCGGCGTCGCCTTTCTGATGTTTTTCGCCGCGTTGGGCTGGCCAACCGACCTCATATGGCCGCTCAACCTCGGCGCGATCACCATCGCGCACATCACCTTCTGCTTCCCCTTTGTGACCATGGTCGTCCGTTCGCGGCTGGCGAGCTTCAACCGCGAGCAGGAGGAAGCCGCCAAGGACCTGGGCGCCAGCGAAGGCCAGGTGTTCCGCGACGTGCTGATCCCGCACATCAAGCCCGCGCTGGTCGCGGGCGCGCTGCTCTCTTTCACGCTCAGCCTCGACGATTTCGTCATCACCTATTTCACCAGCGGCCCCGATACGATCACCTTCCCGGTGAAAGTCTATTCGATGGTCCGTTTCTCGGTGACGCCCGAAGTCAACGCGGCGTCGACCCTGCTCATCATCCTCACCGTCGTCCTGACCTTCATCGCGCTCAAGGCTCAGGGCGTGAAAGCCATCGCGGAGACGCATTGA